The Jaculus jaculus isolate mJacJac1 chromosome 3, mJacJac1.mat.Y.cur, whole genome shotgun sequence genome includes the window GGGGTAAGTAAAACTGTATTTTGTCACTTTCTTTTAAATCTGCTGGGTGACCCAACACAGTCAGCTGTGGAAGGAATGCGACCACATAGCAATTCTTCTCAGAAAAGACTAAATCCTCATAAGTGCACCAAGTCTAGCAAACTGCTTTCCAGTGCCGATGTCTTCAATACTTCATGCCTCTCAGGTTGTATTATACTCTATGAGGAGATCAGCTCTTGAGCAGTGATGAATAAACCCAGCAAATAGGCCACTGGACTGTAAAGTAATAGTATTATATCCATAGTTTTtcatttaaacttatttttgcaattattttctatatttcaaGATTTATCTCATTTTCACTCCAACTTCCTTTGACATAGGCAGGGACAAGTATTAGTAGGATAACATTCTAGATGTATTTTCAGATGGAAGATTTCCAGGATTAATTAGTTAGAACAAATATAGCAAAAGAGTAAGTTTTTGAGTTCTAATGTTGTTATgccaaaaccaaaaatgaataagTAATCTGTGAAATAAGAGTGTTTATGGAGCATCAGGCGCTGGCTGGATAAAGAGAGGACCAGTCCTGGGGCTTGTTCCCATGACCCCCAGCAACATACCCGGATCCTAGTAAGACTTGAACAACTCCCACCGGATCTCGTCCACAAGCACGTGACATAAATCTAGTCGAAAGGGCtgcagaggttaaagacacttgctcacattcgatcccccagtacccacgtaaagccagacgcacaaagtggcacaagcatctacaggtcgttttcagtggcaggaacgctctctctctctctctttcttgccctcccttgcttgtctccccatccTCTTTGCAAatgattgaatgaataaataaatccttgTTTAAAAATCTAGGAGAAGGGAAGCACCTTCACCAACATTTCCAAGAGATATAAAACTTCTGGGATTACTAGATGCAGGGAGGCTTTAGATAGAAGATCAATCAAGAAAGAAGCACTTATTCCCTTTTGGGGTGGTTTGTGGCTAACACTGCTTATATGTAGATAGGGCAAAGTGGCCCTATTGGTTGGGCAATCAGTGTGATTCAAGGCTGGATTTCTATATAAagtgttatctatctatctatctatctatctatctatctatctatctatctatctatctacctacctatctatctgttcAATTTATTACCTACAGTATTAACTTATGAACTTTCTCTACATTtgcttctctcctccttcctatATTTAAATTTAGGACATCTGTAGAAATTTTCTTTAGTTATAATAATTAATTTCAATGCAGAATATGTATTTGGACATTTATTAACATATAGAACACTGTTATAACAAAGAATTTGAAGAGTCTCATGTAACTTTTGATTTACTAAGGAAAGAAAGCTAAATATGCAAGGGCATGTAATCTgagtttgtattgaataatatATTACTTTTAATTTGGAAAAGTAAATAAGCAATGTGGGGTCAATAATTGTTAAAAGGAATGTGACCTGGCATAATTGTTCTTCCTTGTTTTGCTTCTTTAAATTTCTGTTATTGTAGTCAATaaaatctctttttctttatctcatTTAAGGAAGGGTAACTAATCTACAATATAATCATCACATAGAAAACTTGGCTTATAACAATTTTCATGGGTTCATTATTATGGCATGTTAGTAATGACTTAATATCTCTCAATTGTgaattgataaaataaataagacattaatttgaaaattaatataaatcACTAATCACTCTTAGACTACCTTAGAAAACATTCTTAATATATTGCAAAATGATAGATATAGTTTAAACAGTAAACACAAACaccaaattatatttgaaaagttggataaatatataataattatatctcTGTTTATGTTTAAGTTTTCTATATTGATAGCTatgtgtatttaatgttgcaGTAGTTgtgatttttgacaattttaattctaatttcttatttttaagatttttcagtagaagtatttcatttttattagttaaaaGAAAGATGgtttaaaataatgtttcatgATGGACCTTGTGTTTCAGGTGCACTTCTAAGGATAATAAGAATGTAAAATGTTCACACTTCATCTTCTTCATCTGTGAGAATACATTATCTGTTAAGTCATCTCATCTATTGTGTTACTTGGGAACTCATTCTTTAGTTGCCAAGGTTTCCTATTATGTGCAGACAATCTACTCTGTGTTATCCAAGGTAGggaatatgaaataaataagataactTTTCTTTCCAGTTCCAATGAAGATAAATAGTTCACATTTTTCTGGAACTTAAGAGAAGAATTCAGGGAATTGAAGACCACATCCTTCAATTGTAGCTGACTTTCCCTTATATTTTGCAATAGAGTGAATAAATTTTCCTCTAAATACTGGTTGTTTAGTATGCTTTGGATCGTTCACAATTTCTCATTATTTTGCCATCACTCCAAAGTGCAACAGTACAGCGAACTACTATTATGTTAAGTACAAACAATGGAActacaattaaaataaatgtgaaaatattctATTGCTCTTCATGTTCCGTGCTAAAGTTTTGCCACAATGTGGTGAAGGGATGCATAAATCTGAATATTGCCAGTCAATAGATTGTAgtaggagagatggatcagctgttAGGTGCAattcctgcataagcatgagggtctggggAGGGGTGAGGGGTCTTGAGTTCTACATCCCATATGAAGTAACTGTGCATGGACATGTTCCTATAACCCAAATCTggcaggggagcagagatcagagacTCTTCAGAGCTCCACAAGCTCTGGAATTAGCAAAAGGAACCTTGGCTGAATATAAGACCGGACAGAGAAGCAATGGATCAGTTCACCCAAGGTTCTGTTCTGGCCTCTGCAGGCCATTGAcccccaccacaggcaagcatatggggtgccaaatgcatataccacacacacaccacattccaCACACACCCACTCACACCACATTAAacccacacacataatttttaaagttaaaaaagttCAAACATTGCAGTAGGAAATAATCATtaggaaagaataaatattttttacattttaacttttaaatgtgACCAAAATACATTTTGGCTGAGGGTAttgacacatgcctgcaatctcagcacttgggagactaaaaTTGCAGTAGTGGGAGTTCAAGGCACACAAAGCGAGACCTGATCGCAATTAaagtgtatgtacatgcatgtacctgtatttaattttaaatattatattctcTCAGTAAATTATGAGAACACTTAAAATTATCATAAATATGTAGAATGTTATTTATGAAGATATGTCAAATATCTTATCAACCTATGAAGAATCAGAATGTGCTTTTGAAAATGGATTTAATATTCATATTAAAATCcttacattggggctggagagatggcttagtgatttaggtgcatgcctacaaacactaagaactcatgtttgaatctccaggtcccatgtaagccagacacacagcgatgcaagcatgcaatgttgcacatgtgcacaagggggcgcatgtgtctgcagttcatttgcggttgttaaaggccctggcaagcccattccgcTTCcccctccttcaaataaatttttcaaaaaagctATTAAAAATCCTGACATTGAGGTGGCTGTGGGCGGAACCAGACCGTGACGCCAGCTGGGCGTCTGGCTGAGGGTGGGGGCTTGCTTTCGGGCTTGAGAAACGCGACGTCTCAGCTAACCAGCACGCGGGAAGCCCCCCCCCGGGCTGGCCAGTGTCACCAGGCAGCATCACCATGGGGGCCGTGCTGGGCGCCTTCTCCGTGGCCAGCTGGGTTTCATGCCTCTGCAGTGGTGCATCATGCTTGCTGTGCAGTTGGCGTCCCAACAGTAAGAATTCCACTGTGACCCGGTTACTCTATGCTTGTATTTTTCTCCTGGGCACCATGGAATGTTGTCTCATGAGGACAGAGAGGATAGAAACTGAGCTGAAGAAGATTCCTGGATGGTGTGAAAGAGAATTTCAAATGAAGGCGTCTGTTTTAAAGGCGGAAAAAAGATTGTGATGTGCTGCTCTGTTTTAAAGCTGTGTATCGGGTTAATTTTGCCTTGGCCATCTTTTTCTTTACCTTCTTTTTGCTCATGCTAAATGTAAAAGCAAGTAAAGATCTCAGAGCATCAATACACAATGGGTTTTGGTTCTTCAAAATTGCTGCTATTGTTGGTATCATGGTTGGATCTTTCTACATTCCTGGGGGCTATTTCACTTCAGTCTGGTTTGTAGTTGGCATGTCCGGAGCCACTTTGTTCATCCTTATCCAGCTGGTGCTGTTGGTAGACGTGACTCACTCTTTGAATGAATCATTGTTAAATCGTATGGAAGAAGGAAATCCAAGGGTCTGGTATGGGGTTTTGCTCTCTGTTACAAGCTGCTTTTATATTGTGTCAATTGGCATTGTTGCGGCACTCTATATGTTCTACACCAAGCCAGATGGCTGCGCAGAAAACAAGTGCTTCATCAGTATTAACctgattttgtgcattgtggTTTCTCTTATATCCATTCACCCAAAAATTCAGGAAAACCAGCCTCATTCAGGCCTCCTTCAGTCCTCTATAATTACTGGCTATACCCTGTACTTCACGTGGTCAGCTATGACCAATGAACCTGATCGTTCCTGCAACCCTTCCTTTTTGAGCATCATTACACACTTAACTGCACCAACTTTGGCTCCTGGAAACACGACTGCTCTTGctcctacctctcctccatcATCAAACAGTGGACACTTTCTgagttttaatgatttttttgtggTGCTTCTCTGTGGGATATGCCTTGTGTACTCTAGCTTCCGTACTTCAAGTCAGGTAAACAAGCTGACCCTCTCGGGGAGCGACAGTGTGATCCTCAGTGACACCAATGTAGCCGGTGACAAAGAAGATGGACAGCTGAGGCGGGCCATGGACAACGAGAAGGAGGGGGTGCAGTACAGCTACTCCCTGTTCCACCTGATGCTCTgctgtgcctccttgtacatcatGATGATCTTGACCAACTGGTACAGTCCTGATGCCAAGTTTCAGAACGATAGCAGCAAGTGGGTAGCTGTGTGGGTCAAAATCAGCTCCAGCTGGGTCTGCCTGCTCCTTTATGTCCGGACTCTTATGGCTCCACTTGTCCTCACTGGCCGGGACTTCAGCTGAGCTTCTGAGTGCCGAGGACACTGCTGAAGCTTACAAAGGTCCCTTGCTGAAAACtcaagttcttttaaaatttatgtcaACTAAACTATTACGTGAACGCTTTGCAAATTTGACCATATTCAGGTTTATATCAAAGGCAAGATTGAATGATGCTTGATGCATAACTGAACTGttcatttctaaatatatggTGTTTATTTGTAAGGCTATAGCACAAAGggaactgtttttgttttaaagtgaACTACAGCTGtgctgtgaagtgagttctttATAGAGACCTATAGATTCTTATAACTTTGATTTAAAATACAAGGTAAAAGAATGTTGGATATTTGAGACTATCTTTAATATATTTCTATTGCAGTCTCCttaaaaagcaaaagcagaaTGTATTAATATGAACCTTTTCCTCTGCAAAGGTCTTCACCGTGTGATGCAAGCACACCGTTTAGTGCATAGACTCTTTAGAGGTGGCGTGACCTAGTTCTTGGGCAAGGATTGTGTGTAGGTCCTTCCTCAAGAGTGGTTGCTAGATATGGCTAtaccttgtttctttgtttactttttaatacCATAGCATTGATGCTCTTGATACAAGTAAGTGGCTTTACCAGATATGTTAATTTCAATAAATGCTTTGTAGGCTTGATTAAAATGAAGatttacttgggggctggagagatggcttagcagttaagcgcttgcctgtgaagcctaaggaccccggttcaaggctcagttccccaggtcccatgttagccagatgcacaagggggcacacgcgtctggagttcgtttgcagagtctggaagccctggcgcgcccattctctcctctctctctctctcttcctctctctctgtccctctctctgtcactctcaaataaataaataaaaatgagcaaaaaactttcttaaaaagaaaatcaagcagAATGAATGACTTTTCATGTTGCATTGCATTGTTCTCTAGAGGAATGCTCTCTTAAAGGCAGAATTTGTTTCTAAGTGTCGAATGGATGCGAATTTCTACGGTTTTTCTTGGAGGTATGTTATCTTACTACTTCCATGCTTGTCTATATTTTTCACAGTAAGACCTGCTGAGACACCGTCCAGCGGTGTTCAGATAAACGTGAAATGAACACACACCAGGCAACATGTGATCTCAACGGAGGGTCAGGGTACGCACTCTAGAGGCCCCTTAACTGTCTGCACTTGTAACATTCATTCAGATTCAGGTAGTCAAAGCTCCGGGGAGTCTGAGCATAAGACAGATCATGACTTTGCATCAGATCAGATCATGAGTGGTTTGTTCTGGTttatttcaacaggaaatgttccaagaaGCTGTGAGTTCCCTGTCTTCAAGAAGCTCCACTCGAGGTTCACAGTTTTCCATGACCCCAAGCTCAGCCTTATTGCATCCAATTAGCTCTCCAGTTCGCTTGATCTCCACAAAGACCTGTGTTCAATGATGGTCTATTTGAAATTAACAAGTGCAGGCAAACCaacgcatgatgtatccatacaaggttcctacttaataaaaataagtaaataaccttttcttaaaaatacacgcaagggctggagagatggcgtagcggttaagcgcttgcctgtgaagcctaaggaccccggttcgaggctcggttccccaggtcccacgttagccagatgcacaagggggcgcacgcgtctggagtttgtttgcagaggctggaagccctggcgcgcccattctctctctctccctctacctgtctttctctctgcctctgtcgctctcaaataaataaataa containing:
- the LOC101598037 gene encoding LOW QUALITY PROTEIN: serine incorporator 3-like (The sequence of the model RefSeq protein was modified relative to this genomic sequence to represent the inferred CDS: deleted 1 base in 1 codon); this encodes MGAVLGAFSVASWVSCLCSGASCLLCSWRPNSKNSTVTRLLYACIFLLGTMECCLMRTERIETELKKIPGWCEREFQMKASVLKAEKDCDVLLCFKAVYRVNFALAIFFFTFFLLMLNVKASKDLRASIHNGFWFFKIAAIVGIMVGSFYIPGGYFTSVWFVVGMSGATLFILIQLVLLVDVTHSLNESLLNRMEEGNPRVWYGVLLSVTSCFYIVSIGIVAALYMFYTKPDGCAENKCFISINLILCIVVSLISIHPKIQENQPHSGLLQSSIITGYTLYFTWSAMTNEPDRSCNPSFLSIITHLTAPTLAPGNTTALAPTSPPSSNSGHFLSFNDFFVVLLCGICLVYSSFRTSSQVNKLTLSGSDSVILSDTNVAGDKEDGQLRRAMDNEKEGVQYSYSLFHLMLCCASLYIMMILTNWYSPDAKFQNDSSKWVAVWVKISSSWVCLLLYVRTLMAPLVLTGRDFS